The stretch of DNA GCATCAGGGCGATCGCCTTCTCCCGCGTGAGGTTTTCGCGGGCGGCGTCCGGCAGTTTGCGGAAGGTCGTTCCGGCGCGGTTGAGCACGGTTTCCCATCCGGCTTTGTCGACCCATTGCTCCAGATGGGCGCGGTCGATACCCACGGCCTTGTAGTCGTGAAAATCATAGGCAACACCATGCTCTTCCAGCCAGGCGCGCGCCTTCTTCATCGTGTCGCAGTTCTTGATACCATAAATGATGGCAGTCATATTAATCCTCGAGGGTTCCGGCTTTGCGCACCACGCTGCTGGGCTGGCTGCAGGCGATCTTCATCAGGTCCGCGCGCCGGCGTACCAGGCGGTCGGAAACGCGGGTGACGACAAGGCCGGCTTGCGGCGCGCGAACTTGGATGCTGCCGTCCGCCATGCCGGGACGCGTGATGATCGTTGCCAGCAGGTCGCCTTCGGCAACCACTTCACCGATGCTGCGATGAAAGAGGACCGTGCCGGACTCCGGCGAGCGGATCATCTCGATATTGTCCAGCGGCACGGCTGGACCGGCGAACGTGCTTGGCAATACACTCTCGTCTCTGATGATCTCGCGTGCAGTGAGGAAGCGCCATAGCCCTTCTGCATCCGCTTTGGCCATATCCGGATAGACATCGCGTTTGCCGCGAAGTTCCAAGGTGACGGAAAGCTTGCCGGGCAGACGGGTGCGCTTCTCGCCAGGCACTGCATATTTCCAGGCAAAGCTGATTGCCTCCTCGAAGGCCGAGCTCTCGCCATCGGAAAGGAGCACCGCGTCCATCACCAAGGCCGCGGCAAGGTCGCTCGCCTCCGGCCAGAACGCCTCGTCGATGTAGGCATATTGCAGGGATTCGTCGTCGCAATGCAGATCGAGCACGAGATCGGCGCCAAGCGCCATATGCATCAGCTGCCGCTTTAGCCGGTCGATTGCCGGGTAACGATCGAGATCGTCGATCAGGTTGTCGCGGTCCCGCAGAGAAATCAGCGGGAAATCCCGGTTGAAATTGGTCCGCGAGCCGAGATCGAAACGGCCCTGAAGCTCGCCGAAATGCGACTGTGCTGCACCAATCGGATTGGCCTGGGGTACGATTGTGATGTCGCCCGCAATGCTGTCGGCACTTTCTGCATCACGCAGCGTCCCGCAGAGAAAATGCAGAAGTGCTGTGCCCGGGAGTTCGTCGGCATGGAGCGCCGCCTGGATATAAACCTTCGGTGCGGCCGGGTCGTTGCCCTTGAACCGAAAAACCGGCAGACGCCACTCGATGCCGGGTGTGTCGCCCGGAATGATGATTTCGGAAATATCCACGCTACGTCACTCCGCAAATTCTGCTTAACGGAGCTTTATGCGAGTCCGGCGGGCAAGTGCAAGGCGGCAGATGACGCACTTCGTTTGAAGCAAGAGGCATTTCGCTATTTTCCTGCTGTCCGATCAGTGGTCACGGGCCGATATGCTCATGTTCGCTCTCGCCGGCTGGCGGTCAGGCAAAATCGCACGAA from Rhizobium sp. 007 encodes:
- a CDS encoding succinylglutamate desuccinylase/aspartoacylase family protein; translated protein: MDISEIIIPGDTPGIEWRLPVFRFKGNDPAAPKVYIQAALHADELPGTALLHFLCGTLRDAESADSIAGDITIVPQANPIGAAQSHFGELQGRFDLGSRTNFNRDFPLISLRDRDNLIDDLDRYPAIDRLKRQLMHMALGADLVLDLHCDDESLQYAYIDEAFWPEASDLAAALVMDAVLLSDGESSAFEEAISFAWKYAVPGEKRTRLPGKLSVTLELRGKRDVYPDMAKADAEGLWRFLTAREIIRDESVLPSTFAGPAVPLDNIEMIRSPESGTVLFHRSIGEVVAEGDLLATIITRPGMADGSIQVRAPQAGLVVTRVSDRLVRRRADLMKIACSQPSSVVRKAGTLED
- a CDS encoding ArsC family reductase — encoded protein: MTAIIYGIKNCDTMKKARAWLEEHGVAYDFHDYKAVGIDRAHLEQWVDKAGWETVLNRAGTTFRKLPDAARENLTREKAIALMLGQPSMIKRPVLEAGGKLLVGFKPESYGAEFEK